In Bacteroidales bacterium, a single genomic region encodes these proteins:
- a CDS encoding WD40 repeat domain-containing protein, translating to MGKRIAIILPVLLILLIAVVGYLFQQGKKTLFTDPFKAITPDACLVIETIDLQSFLNSVTTGKGLFGEAGRVKQFENFNRKVKFVADQLNRKEYKKLQPDGSAIISFSVSETGNPQALLSMTVPSEIRIRQVREILNSTGITDVSLAGKGKNSVLRIPYSINTLSDTLFIAINSGLLLCSSSAEVIDNAILQIEKETDVRMIPGFQKVMLASGKNEDKLFVVFANLQKLLKSVLDERGTLLSGKIVKLAGTAGGDIYINEDGLVLSGYTETIDSSELLYKYKSIPPKEFHTYKILPSATALFETLILPLIPSSSVASAKEDPLIGRTSDFAAKLKPFISEEITRVIIDIKERPVADNTLIIYELNNREQAEKLFTDESGSEIEILYFQPDDQIKIPVFMTPFKGLSEVLLPGFAGGTDDSYFTFYDNFLITGSSFATISRMLYDNLLNKTLANDLVYRDFETTLPSRAGYYFFCVPSRITEYLAEFLNEDIIKALKSNRESLNKIQAAGYQFASSNGMIYNSLSVRFKEEVREESTTEWETLLDTTAGIKPFFFTNHITGAKEIFIQDMKNNAYLINAAGRVLWKVPLNERIAGSIYMIDYFRNGKYQLLFSGRNYLHLLDRNGNYVERYPVKLRSPATNSLALFDYDNNLNYRLFIAGEDKLVYSYDKYGSVVKGWKPFRTSGFVNSEISYFKVSGKDYLVASDDVSLYFLDRTGNKRVTLQDAVSRSKGSSLKLNPGNEPYLVCTSPDGTIQNIYFDGTVKKITIKQFSVDHSFDIFDVDGNGFGEYIFIDKGILYLYDNRKSEMFSREFGSDQLGGPINFIFSSSERRIGMFDINKKLIYLIDKNGETMKGFPLRGASMFSIGKLSDKSGWHLIVGGTDRFLYNYKIDTDN from the coding sequence GTGGGAAAAAGGATTGCTATCATTTTGCCGGTACTTCTTATTTTATTAATTGCAGTTGTGGGTTATCTCTTTCAGCAGGGCAAAAAAACATTGTTTACCGATCCTTTTAAAGCAATAACACCTGATGCCTGTTTAGTAATTGAGACCATTGACCTTCAGAGTTTTCTTAATTCAGTAACAACCGGAAAGGGACTATTTGGAGAAGCAGGACGGGTGAAGCAATTTGAGAACTTCAACAGAAAAGTAAAATTTGTTGCAGATCAGCTTAACAGGAAAGAGTACAAGAAGCTGCAGCCCGACGGATCTGCAATAATATCCTTCTCGGTTTCAGAAACAGGAAACCCTCAAGCACTTCTTTCAATGACTGTCCCTTCTGAAATCAGGATAAGACAGGTCAGGGAGATCCTCAATAGTACAGGTATTACAGATGTGTCGTTAGCAGGAAAAGGTAAAAATTCTGTTCTCCGAATACCGTATTCAATAAACACATTATCAGACACTTTATTCATAGCTATTAATTCGGGACTGTTGCTCTGCAGCAGTTCGGCAGAGGTAATTGATAATGCCATTTTACAGATTGAAAAGGAAACTGACGTGAGGATGATCCCCGGTTTTCAAAAAGTTATGCTGGCATCGGGGAAGAATGAAGACAAACTGTTTGTTGTATTTGCTAATCTGCAAAAACTGTTAAAATCTGTCCTGGACGAAAGAGGAACACTTCTTTCCGGCAAAATAGTGAAGCTGGCAGGTACTGCGGGAGGAGATATTTATATTAATGAGGATGGGCTGGTGCTGAGCGGTTACACAGAAACCATTGATTCATCAGAGTTACTGTACAAATATAAATCCATACCCCCGAAAGAGTTTCATACTTATAAGATTCTGCCTTCGGCCACAGCTCTTTTCGAAACCCTAATTCTCCCCCTCATCCCTTCGTCCTCCGTAGCTTCAGCGAAGGAGGATCCGCTCATAGGAAGAACTTCTGACTTTGCAGCAAAGCTCAAACCATTCATCAGTGAGGAGATAACCAGGGTAATTATTGACATAAAAGAGAGACCGGTAGCCGACAATACTCTGATAATCTATGAGCTGAATAACAGGGAGCAGGCAGAAAAGCTTTTCACCGATGAATCCGGTTCAGAGATTGAGATACTTTATTTTCAACCCGATGATCAGATAAAGATCCCCGTTTTTATGACCCCTTTTAAGGGTCTTTCTGAGGTTCTGCTACCGGGTTTCGCAGGTGGAACCGATGACTCATATTTTACTTTCTATGATAATTTTCTGATCACAGGCAGTTCATTTGCCACAATTTCCAGAATGCTGTATGACAATCTGCTGAATAAAACACTTGCCAACGACCTTGTTTACAGGGATTTTGAAACCACTTTGCCAAGCAGGGCTGGTTACTATTTCTTTTGCGTACCGTCGCGTATAACCGAATATCTTGCAGAATTCCTGAACGAGGATATAATAAAGGCACTTAAATCAAACAGGGAATCACTCAATAAAATTCAGGCAGCGGGATACCAGTTTGCTTCAAGTAACGGGATGATATACAATAGTTTATCTGTCAGGTTTAAAGAAGAGGTAAGGGAAGAATCGACAACAGAATGGGAGACACTTCTTGATACCACTGCGGGTATCAAACCATTCTTTTTTACAAATCACATAACAGGGGCAAAGGAGATCTTCATACAGGATATGAAAAACAATGCTTATCTCATAAATGCGGCAGGACGAGTACTCTGGAAAGTACCGCTTAATGAGAGAATTGCAGGCAGTATTTATATGATAGATTATTTTCGTAACGGAAAGTACCAGTTACTCTTTTCAGGCAGAAACTATTTGCACCTTCTCGATAGAAATGGTAATTATGTTGAGCGCTATCCGGTTAAGCTTAGATCACCGGCAACCAATTCACTCGCACTTTTTGACTATGATAATAATCTGAATTACAGACTTTTTATTGCGGGAGAAGATAAGCTGGTTTATTCATACGACAAGTATGGAAGTGTTGTGAAAGGATGGAAGCCATTCCGGACAAGCGGTTTTGTAAATTCGGAGATAAGTTATTTCAAGGTATCAGGGAAAGATTATCTGGTCGCTTCAGATGATGTATCACTTTACTTTCTCGACCGGACCGGTAATAAGAGGGTAACTCTGCAGGATGCTGTAAGCAGATCGAAGGGATCATCATTGAAGCTTAATCCGGGAAATGAACCATACCTGGTATGTACTTCACCGGATGGCACAATTCAAAATATTTATTTCGACGGAACTGTTAAGAAAATAACAATAAAACAATTTTCAGTTGACCATTCATTTGACATTTTTGACGTAGATGGCAATGGTTTTGGTGAATATATTTTTATTGACAAGGGGATATTATATCTTTATGACAATAGAAAATCAGAGATGTTCTCCCGGGAATTTGGATCAGACCAGCTGGGAGGACCGATCAATTTTATTTTTTCTTCATCAGAACGCAGAATCGGGATGTTTGATATAAATAAAAAACTGATCTATCTGATTGATAAAAACGGGGAAACAATGAAGGGATTCCCTCTCAGGGGGGCGTCGATGTTCTCAATAGGGAAACTGTCGGATAAGAGCGGATGGCATCTGATTGTCGGAGGTACTGACAGATTTCTTTATAACTATAAAATTGACACAGATAATTGA